The following proteins are co-located in the Apium graveolens cultivar Ventura chromosome 5, ASM990537v1, whole genome shotgun sequence genome:
- the LOC141660682 gene encoding uncharacterized protein LOC141660682, which produces MVKKANGKWGICIDYTVNNACPKDPYPLPNIDQLIDATSGHVMLSFMDAYSGYNQIKMNPKDILKIAFITHRAAYAYVMLPFGLTNAGTTYQRAMNKIFKDQIGRNLESYVDDMIAKSTSIPAIKAQALADFIIECNFPEEEPVPISIDPEKNTDQDIGAWALKVDGSSTNERSGSGLILKIPEGFTIQTTISFGFSATNNQAEYEALIAGLKLAKTLRIQDFKIYSDSQIVVKQTNGEYIANDLVLDKYKALTWIAPFYFKELQRPNIESEEVMEIDNSPNWMTPFINYLEKGELPEDKGKAQRLKAKATKFFIEEGILYRRTFSSPILKCIGPGEAQYCLMEVHEGICGDHMSAKALAHKIIRQG; this is translated from the exons ATGGTAAAAAAGGCAAACGGGAAATGGGGAATTTGTATTGACTACACGGTAAATAATGCATGCCCCAAAGATCCTTACCccttgccaaatattgatcaattgattgACGCAACATCCGGGCACGTCATGTTGAGTTTCATGGACGCTtactcggggtacaaccagatcaagatgaatccCAAGGATATCCTAAAGATAGCCTTCATTACCCACAGGGCAGCCTATGCCTATGTAATGttgccttttggattgactaacgcGGGAACAACCTACCAGAGggcaatgaataaaatcttcaaagaccagattggaaggaacctggaatcctATGTTGACGACATGATTGCAAAGTCCACAAGCATCCCCG caatcaaagcccaggctctagctgatttcatcatagaatgcaaCTTCCCGGAAGAAGAGCCTGTGCCCATAAGCATTGACCCTGAGAAAAACACCGATCAAGACATAGGagcctgggctctcaaagttgatggttcCTCAACAAATGAAAGATCAGGATCTGGGCTCATCCTAAAGATCCCAGAAGGATTCACAATCCAAACAACAATCTCATTTGGCTTTtcagcaacaaacaaccaagcGGAATATGAGGCCCTGATAGCAGGATTGAAGCTAGCAAAAACCCTCAGGATCCAGGATTttaaaatctacagcgactcgcAGATCGTGGTAAAGCAAACAAACGGTGAATACATAGCCAATGATCTAGTTCTAGACAAATACAaggctctg ACCTGGATTGCTCCATTCTACTTCAAAGAGTTACAGAGACCAAACATAGAATCTGAAGAGGTCATGGAAATAGACAACAGTCCTAATTGGATGACACCATTTATCAACTACCTGGAGAAGGGAGAGCTCCCGGAAGATAAAGGGAAGGCTCAAAGGTTAAAAGCCAAGGCAACAAAATTTTTCATTGAAGAAGGAATACTCTATCGCCGGACCTTCTCATCTCCAATCCTAAAGTGCATTGGCCCAGGGGAGGCACAGTACTGTTTGATGGAAGTTCACGAAGGAATATGCGGGGATCATATGTCCGCAAAGGCCCTAGCTcacaagatcataagacaagggTAA